The nucleotide sequence TTAAGCTATTTAGAAGAGCATGAATGTTCTAATAAAGGTATTCTTTCCTGCTCTTATTCTTCCACCAGGACATAGCTCATTCAACAAACTACATTTCATTGGTCTCACAGGAAATATCACTGAACTGCCTCCATGCAGGCTTTCATAGCCCAGGCTTGGATTTTGGCGAGCATCTTGCCTCCATGAATTGTCTCATTTATTCCATGGTACTTAGGAGGCTTTTGTCAATAGCAGGTCACTTATGCTCAGCTTTTGGCTTCATCGACTATTGTAGAGAGCAGCTATCTACATGCCCTGATCCTCTTCCCAGAGCCTATTCCCTGAATGCTCTACCTGCCAGATTTTCTGGGACTATCTCCCCAGCTGTGGTGAAGATGCAAGGTCTGGCTCAGGGCCTGCTTGACCTCTCTGTTCCGCAGACAGTAAATGATGGGATTGAGTAGAGGCACAATGACAGCATAGAGCACGGAGACCAGCTTGTTGGTGTCAAAAGCTGATAATGCCTTGGGTCTGGCATAGATGAAGATGCTGGCCGCATAGAAGATGATCACCACGGTGAGGTGGGAGGCACAGGTGGAGAAGGCTTTTTGGCGGCCAGTAGCTGAGGGAATACGCATCACGGCCCCTGCAATGGCAACATAGGAGGCCCCAGTGACGGAGAGAGGACCCAGCAGGATGAATATAGCCAGCACAAAGTCAGTGAGCTCAGCTGTGGACATATCTGTacaggagaggttaagtagcgGCGAAACATCACAGAAGAAGTGATTAATCAGGTTAGGGCCGCAGTACGAGAGGCGGGAGATGAGAAAGACTTTGACCATGGAAATACCAAAGCCTCCAGCCCAGGATCCGGCTGCCAGATGGACACAGAGCCGACCACTGACGATGACCGGGTAGCGGAGAGGGTGACAGATAGCCACGTAGCGATCATAGGCCATGACGGCTAAGAGGACACACTCAGTGCAACCAAGGCCCAGAAAGAAGTAGAGCTGAGTCATGCAGCCTGAGAAGGAGATGCGCTGGCCAGCTCCGGACCCCCCGGTGGCAAAGCCAGCCAGCATCTTGGGGATGGTGACGGTGACGTACCAATTCTCAAGGAAGGACATATTGGCCAAGAAAAAGTACATGGGCTTGTGGAGGGTGCTGTGGCTCTTCACGGCCACTATAATAAGGGAATTCTCAGTCAGCACCAGCAAGTAAGCCAGCAAAGATAGTGCAAAGAACAGCGCCCTCACAGGGGCAGGTGCAGGGAAGCCCAGCAGCACAAACTCAGTCACTGGTTGGCTCTGATTTCTCCATTCCATGGTGTTGGCTCTCCTTCACTGTGCATGGTACCTATGAAAAAGGAATAGGAACTGGCCAGAGAAGGGCGACTTAGCAGCTTGTGTAAAAGAATAAGtccttctctactagcagcaacgcaatgatccaggacaattctgagggacttatgagaaagaatgctatcctcatccagagaaagaactgtgggagcagaaacacagaggaaaaacaactgcttgatcatttgggtcaatggggatatgatttgggatgtagactctaaacgaccaccccagtgcaaatatcaataatatggaaataggttttgctcaatgacacatgtaaaacccagtggaattgctcattggctctgggagggggaaggaaggagaggagggaaagaacataaatcatataaccatgggaaaaaaattctaaatgatttaattaaataaatgaaatttaaataaaagaatgagtCCCCATTACCCTAACACCTTTTTAAGTggaaattatttctgtttttaaaaaaatatattgttaacTTTACTGATATTGAGAAACTACAGTGATTCAAATCTGGAAGAACTTTCTATTAGGAACAGCTGGGCTAGTGAATTAGAGGAGAACATATTAGAATGGGCAGAAGTGACAAGCTGAGCCAGAGGCTTCAACATCCATCACACTCAGGACATCTCAAAATTAGATGAAGGCTGGAGATTGCAGATGAGAAAGTGTATTTTGAAGTTTAAAGAGAAAAGTGAGGCTtgatacaaaaagaaagagaaactaaCTTCTATCTATTTAAAGAGatatgaaaaatgttgaaaagcaTGGCCGCAAGGTACCTTCTTCCAGAAAGTCATAGACCACTAAGAGGACCTGCACCTCCTCCATACTAGGTCTAGCATTCATCCTCTTCTCTTAATCAAATTGTCACCAGCCCAATTCAAATCCACATCAAACCTTTCCTGGACTTTTGCAACTGCTTTCTTTTCATTGACCTCCATGCATCAGTTTTCCcctctccagtccatcttccacttagCTGCTAAAGTGATTTCCAAAAACACATCTGATCATGTTAATCTCCTATTTGATAAAACTAAGTGACTCTCTACTATttctaggattaaatacaaaTCATTCTGTTTGACTCGTTAAATCTTTCAAGACTCATCTGTTCCTCACATTCAAcactctatcatctatctctggCTCTTTGCACGGACATCCTCCACACTTGGAATGAGCTTTCTCattacttctgtctcttagaagctgtagtttccttcaaaattgaGCTGAAATGCTACTTTCTCCCTGGGGGAGCTGACCCATGACAGCAATCCCTGATATTAGGAAGGCCAAGGCTTGTGGATCACTATGGGAATTCTGAGCCACTTACCTGGTTGGCTTCTGATCAGAAGGCCACTAGGATGCCTAATGTGGAGATGGAAGAGGGAGAACAAACTATCCCAGCTTGCAAATAAATTAGGTCAAAGCTCTTGTCTTGATCAGCAGTGTGACTAGGAAACTCAGTCTCAAAAATAATTACCTTTtaaatgaagcttttcctgattctcccaatGGCTTGTACCTTCCCTGACTCCAACAAAaccctttatatttattttacttatataaaatgttatacacacacacacacacacacacacaaacgtgtgtgtgtgtgtgtgtgtgtgtgtgtgtgtgtgtgtgtatgtttgcttCCAAATGAATTTAGACTCTTGAGGGCTTGAactatttcatttgtgtctttgtatccccatcagCTAgcccaatgcctgacacatagtgggcacttaataaagcTTTTTAATGGATTAATTGGAATGGTGCTATCATTCTACTAAATCCGTCATGGTAGCCAATCTCcatagccttttctcagtctcctcCCATTATCTCTAACATTTGACTCTGTTGGTTACTCCTTTTGTTTCCATGGCACTATACAACCTTGTTTTAGCACATACATCTCTaaccatttctctttcttcttcaatggttcctcttttcccttctgccCTCTGTGACTGACTTCCAAGATGCAATCAGTCTTTGATCCTTTGTTCTTTCACTTAGGTTCTTGAAATCTTGGTGTCTTCTTTGATTCTTACCTCTTTACATTAAAGACCTAATCAATTACTAATTATTCTTGATTTTACTTTTTCAGTAtctcatatcttttccttttttattcccattATTCTCACTTTAGTGCCAGCATTCATTGCCATCTATCTCCCAaggaatttttatatttaaaaaataatcaattccttcaatttatctcatattttattttatttgttcacaGGATAATAGAATTTGAGCTGGATATGATCTTAGAGGTTATTTCATCCAACCCCATTATTCTACACATATGGAAACTAGGACCCAGGGAGATAAAgcaacttacccaaagtcacacaatacACATTAGAGATAGGATTTGcacccaaatcttctgactccagatgcaCTGTTACTTCTACTGTGTGATGCTGCCTGAGTAGATAAAAATTGAACAGAAAAGAATTCTCATTCCCCCTTAAATTGTGACAGATTTATCACCCCATTTTaagttatttgttttaaaaaatagactattGATTCATTTGGAATTCATCATATATGATGTCAAATGTTTATCCAATCTCAGTTTTTGCCACACAGTCATCTCATTTCTACAAGAATTTTTCTCAGAGCCATAatgaagtatttttctttttttgcaaaaaCAGCAAAAACCTCACACTCAGGTGATTTACCAATGTGGACACTGCCCTTTGAGGAGAAGCAGAGCACAAGAACCTTTGATGCCACTGCTGGGAAGGTCACCTTAAAGTTGGGAAGAACAGGAGAGGGCAAAAGGAAAATTCACTCCAGTTAGATAACTGACAATTTCctatttttatcttaataatatttaataataattaacattaacATCCATTGCTTCTACCCTCTGGAACAACTATATTGGTGGTCAGTAGTTTTTAATTTTGGTGCTCTCTAATTTTGATGCCCTGGAATAACATCTTTGTCACCTTATTGTTTCTAcaattctgtttttcaaaattaaataaataacagaaGTATTTAAGAGTAATAGACAATCATAAATTGTCAAGGGATAAAAATAGTCAGTTTCTGAGATAAAGAATCCTCATCTGAAATTGTATTCAAACaatctagtaattagagaaatgcaaattagttAGTAAACATAATAGTAATAACACAGGCAACTATGACACTGCCAGTGGAACAATGAATTATCACAATATTTTTTGTaaagtgatgatttttttaaacccttatcttctacccgagaatcaatactgtatactggttccaaggcagaagagcagttagagTTAGGTtaaggcaatggggttaagtgacttgcccaaggtcacacagggaggaagtgtctatgtcagatttgcacccaggacctcctgtttctagacctggctttcaatctactgaaccacctagctatccccatgACTAAGGGTTATAGAATGAAACCTCCAAAATTATTCATGACTTTTGATCCAGTATTCCTAAAACTGTCTGTATTCTAAGGCTGTTATTGACTTttaatttatatacacacacatgcacactaatgagcttcttgaggtcagagaatattttgtttccctttatttaatttattattttattatttatatattaataattttaaattattctttaatttcCCAGATTCTGGCATAATACCTGGCATTAATAGGTATTTTTGAATGCTTGTCAATTGattaataaataggaaaaaagacacctatgaaaatatatttatattatatatagatgtatatttattctgaaaaaatatatatatttaaaagggaaaagtttcTAATGTTCTTTTATTGTCCATTAAACACAGTTTACACTTCCTTAACTGGCATTCTAAGCCTTCTACAACTTGATGTTGCTATACATTGCAGATATCTCTGAATAGTCTTGACTACTTATTCtctattatagccaaattgaaCTACTTGTCCTATATTTACCCACTTTGATTCCTTTGCTCATACTGCTACCCTATCCCCTTTCCAACTAGTGAATTCCTACccatgtttttaatattttgaatataagCATCACATTTTTCAAGTTCATGGACACCAGCACAAGATCTATTGCTCTGGAGTTATCTTTGTTATTTGTCTCTCCCCCAGCCATAACCAAATATTCTGTCAGTTTATCCTTAATTATATTGCCTGGTCATCTTCCCTTTCCAGGTTCACGATCATCATCCTAATCCAGTCTTTGATCTTTTTAAATCTATATAATTGCAATACTTTCCTATTTGACTCCTTTTCTCCAGTCCATTTCTACTCCAATCTTCTCCACTTGCAGCCTTTCCCTTTGTAAATGTGTTCTTGAATATACTATTTTGCCATTGACAGAATTTCAATGTCTTTGTGTGCTGTACTTGTGGATTTAcccattcaaatatttattaaatgcctactaaggATAAGATGCCACACTTTGCAATCTGAAAGGTAATAAAGATATTCAAGACACAATTCTGTAATCTTAAAGAATTTAACTGGGACAGGAAACTTCCTGCCTCACAAAATAGAGTATGACATGTCATTGGGGGAGAAGGCAGCTctatttgaaaagaatttttttaaatattacttgtAAATTTGTCTTCCTGCAACTTCATAGAATCTTAagcatgaaaagaaaattttaagtattttatctcAACTTCTCTACTTTAAAGGTGATTAAACTCTTGTCCAGAGAGATTGTTCAAGTTCGTTCAGCAAGTAACAAAAGAGCTGGTACTTGAACTTAGATTGAtgtcttcacttttttttacctAGTGTTTCTTGTCCTGTCATACAGCATTGAGTAGAATAAAAATTCTTCCACATGGCAGCCATTCAATTATCTTAAGCCAGAAATCAAGTCTATCTGccttaagatttctttttttccatgtaaatTATCCCTAATTCTTTCACCATTACTCATAATGAGATAGTTTTTGGGTCCTCTCACCATTCTAtcctccctcctctgaatgtgttCCTATATTTCACTGTCCCTGCTAGTAACATTTATTCAAATAATTACAATACATACACTATGTGAAATGTATCACATGAATGGTACAAACTAAATTATTGGAAGTATTCAGGGAAGGGGATTATATCCATCTAAGTGCAAAAGTGCTGGGGGGTTATGTTTGTAAATGCATAATGGGAGGAATTGAAGTCATTAGATTTTAGAGTTGGCttgggaaggaaagaatctgcaaaataataaatgataaagaatAGAGTGGTAGTATATTTACTAGAGactgaaatgaagaaaggaatacTGCGTGTAATAAAACAAATGAAGCAAGAAGGAAACATGTAATTGGTGAAGCTAAAAGAATGAGTTCTGTGAATAATGGAGATTCTCCAGAAATCAGGAGTCATAAAAAGCTAGGATGTAGATACTTAGGGAGagtgcacttaataaatgattgatgattgaatgaatgagtggTTAATAATTATGCATTCAAGGTAATTAATTGGGTAGAAAGCTGCAATCAGTGCTTTACTACTGGGACGATCAGTTTGGAAAGATGAAATAAGAAAGGTATATTTCTGGGTCAAGTCTTCCAGGCTCTCAGAAGTAGCTGCAGACATGATTGTGAAAAGAGATAGACTGAGCCTGGTGTTTTGTCAGAACTACTACAAAATTAACACCTCATCTTGTTATTCCTCTATGGACCTTCTATCTACTAAACTATTTACAAGATCTTATGCTTAGCTGTAGGACTAAATCCAAGGCACTAaatatctctgaacctcagttctcTCCTTTTAAATGGGGacagttaaatttattttatatacttctaTGAAGCCATTGTTaggaaaacactttttaattataaaatgccATGTAAGTGTGAATTGATGTTATTAATTACTGATTTTGAGATTCAGCCAACTTTTCAGCTGGACATCCAGAGACTTCCATCAATTAGTACCATTTCAATCTGACATGACCACTTCTCTTTAATGACCATCAGGTCAGTTTCCTTAATGTCTTCTCTAAGATGGACTGTCCCCACTCCTGCCCCAGCATATAAATCTTATCCATCGTTCAGGGTCTAGCTTTGGTCCTACCAATTCTCTGAAGTTTTCTCCAGTAATACTAGGCTACAATGATCacttctgttttttaattcattactCTGGTTCTCATAGTCTATATGTCCCCCTTCTAAATAATAGGCTTATACTTAGAGGATTATGGGATCATAGACATAGAACTGGAAGAGGATTCAAAGACCTTGTATCCAaacctctattttacagaagagaaaactgagcccccagaagattaattaatttattctttctattgtacaaaactgcttccttttctctctagtttttgcaaaatgaaagtattatttttcttatggAAGTAAAAATTCCCTAGGAGAAGGGATCCAAAGAAAGGATCCCTGTTTAGGTAAGGATGGACTAGACAATCTTCTGAAGTTTCTCCCAATTCTGAAACGATATGACCAATTGTGCCTGCAATTCTGGACTGATTGACATTGGAGATATTAAATTGTGGGTATATTGGAAAAGAAACAGATGTACCCTCAAGTTCTTGGTCTCATGTCCTATCTTCTTCAGAGATAAAATGCTTTTTCTCTGCCTGTATCCCTCCTCCACTCTGTATTCTTGTTCCAAGGACCCCAGAAATAGTTAGATTCAAAAAAGTAATAACTTCCCTAATTAGGAAGAAACATTCATTGGTGGTAGCTCTTTCTCCTTCTACAGTGACTTCTTTGAGACATAGGCACCCCTACCCTGGTGACCTGAACTAATAGCATAAAATTACCTTACCAGAAAATTAGGTAAGAAATCTATTTGGACTAAAAGATACACTGATCTGTTGAGAATCGTGCTTATCAGAACTGATTCTATGAGAGATTTTCAAACATAAAATCCAGGGAGTTTTTTTAGCCTTGAAATTGAGCAGCAAGTGTATTCATGTTCCCAGTATTATCTCCTACTGAGAAATTTAGCCTAGAAGGAAAACTAAAGGTCCTATAGAAATGATACAGAGGAAGCATCTGGCACCCTTTCATACAATAGAAGTTGAACTAATAAAGTTTTCCAGAACATGGTCATACATACACTGGACAGAATAGCCACTGAGTCCCCAGAAACAGAATCCACTTACCTATGTCAACTTTCCAAAACTGTTCTGGATATAGAGGATGCATTATGCCAATGGATGTGGGATAAAAGaatggaaatagagagagaaaggacagGGTAGGCACATGGAGAGGAGGTTAAGGAAGAACAAAGTGTGCGGGGATGGTGGGTAGGATCTGGGCAAAGTGGATGAAAGAAGGGATATAGAAGGATTGACCTGAGAGGCAGATGAGAATACCATTGACTTCAATCACCTTGATTGGGTGATCTTGGTTTATGCTTCTTCAATAAGCCTGATGTCCTAAATCTCTGGAAAAATTGAGTCCAGGCTATACAGGGGATcatggagagaaaaaataagtagGACACAGTTGTCCTGCAAAGCTGCAATCCATAGGTGACTAAAGATCCTTCTCCTTCTGCAGGTCAGTGAGCCCTCCCTGGCAGGAGGGCAGGGCTCCAGAGCTCATACTTCCTCCACTTATCCCCAGTGTGGTATACTCAATCCCATTCTCCTGGGATATCTCAGAAGTCCCTGACTAAATGAGTTACTACAGATAGGAAGAAGTGTTGGGGGAGGAGAAAATATGGACTGAAGTTTACTGAGAAATGGGGACTAATTTACAGattaaggaaaagagaaactaTGACTATTGCCAGAgactgaaataataaataactatcTTGTAGAAACTTGAATGATAAAAGCCTCCTATTGAGTAGGTGTGACAGCTAATTCCTCATGTATGAAATGATGATAAAACctttttatataatgctttaatgtttgtaaagcactttatataccaTCTTTTGATTGTCATAACAACTTTTTGAGGTGGGAGCTACTATCCCCATTTTtaggagaagttaaatgatttacccagtgtcacacagatagaaaatgtATGGGGCATGAGTCAAAGTTAGGTAGGAAGCTTTGATCAGAAATAGAAGATAGATATTCATTGTATAACTGAAGAGGACAAGGGAGGAAATAATTTCATGATGGGCCTAAAATGAATTTCTGAAACTTACtgttggaagaaggaaaaagagtgaTACTTCTAGGGTTGAAGAGATACAAATTTGGAGTTGTCTTTTATTGTCCCctgctctctctttccccccacatattcaatcagttgttaATTCTTGTCGATCCTAGGGAAGgtggtggtgcaatagatagaactGGACATTGAATCAAGATACCTGACACTTTAACTGTGACTCTACACacgtcacttaacttctctaagcctcagtttcctcatctgtaagatgggatgAAAATAGTACTTACCATAAGGAGTTGTTCTGAGAACCAAGTGAGAAG is from Gracilinanus agilis isolate LMUSP501 chromosome 2, AgileGrace, whole genome shotgun sequence and encodes:
- the LOC123233487 gene encoding olfactory receptor 6A2-like; protein product: MEWRNQSQPVTEFVLLGFPAPAPVRALFFALSLLAYLLVLTENSLIIVAVKSHSTLHKPMYFFLANMSFLENWYVTVTIPKMLAGFATGGSGAGQRISFSGCMTQLYFFLGLGCTECVLLAVMAYDRYVAICHPLRYPVIVSGRLCVHLAAGSWAGGFGISMVKVFLISRLSYCGPNLINHFFCDVSPLLNLSCTDMSTAELTDFVLAIFILLGPLSVTGASYVAIAGAVMRIPSATGRQKAFSTCASHLTVVIIFYAASIFIYARPKALSAFDTNKLVSVLYAVIVPLLNPIIYCLRNREVKQALSQTLHLHHSWGDSPRKSGR